CCAAAGACCCTGCTGCGTCGGACGAATGGTACCGCAAAGCCTCGGGTTTACCGGCCCAAGCTCCCGCAGCGAACGAGAGCGCCGAAACGGCCAAATTGCGTACTGAACTGGCCCAGGCAAATCAATTGCTGGATAACGCTCAAGCCAACTTGAGGCAGAAGATCTGGGAGAAAGAGTCTCTGATGGCGCAGATGATGGCACAGAGAGAACAACAAGCGTCTCACCCCAATCGGGCCGAACAGCTGCGCGAACAGCAATTACGGCAGCGGATTGCCGAACTGGAACAAATAAACAAAGCCGACCAAGACACGATCACCGACCTGCAAAGCAAGATCGCCCAAACCAAAACCGAATTGCGCGGCCAAGGCGTGGAATCCGAAACGACAGCCTCTGCACCGGTCGGCCGTTATTTTGCACTGGTGATCGGCATAGACGATTACACCGCGATGAACCGATTGCAAACCCCGGTCAACGACGCCAAAGCGGTAGCCGAACTACTGCAAAGTAAATTCGGCTTCGCCTCGGTCACATTGCTGCTGAATCAACAGGCCACCCGCGTCCAAATCTGGCATGCGCTAATCGGACTGCGCCAGCAACTGACCGAAAACGACAACCTGTTGATTTATTTTGCCGGCCACGGCCAAAAGGAAGATAGGGAAGGTTTCTGGTTGCCGGTGGATGCCGACAAACCGCCGCACAAATACACCTGGATCAGCGATTACGAAATTGCGGTAAACACCGCCTGGCAAGACATGCGCGCCAGGCACGTGCTGATCGTGGCCGACTCCTGCTTTTCCGGAACGATACGCAACACCGGATTGGTATCGGCAGCGCAACCGACCGTCGCGGCCGGCCAACCCAGAACTATTATCGAGCTGAAATCGTCGTCGATATCGCGCAAATTCCTGACCTCGGGCGGCGACGAACCGGTGCTGGATAAAGGGCGCGGCAACCATTCGGTGTTCGCCGCCGCGTTCATCGATTTTCTAAAAAACTACAACAAGCCCGAACCGCTCTCGGCCGACACGATTTACGGCCAGATCGAAGCAGCGGTTTACGACCAATCGTCCCGGCTCGGCCATCCGCAACGGCCGCTGTACGGTCCGATTCAAGGCGCCGGCGATGCGGATGGCCAATTTTATTTTCGGCCCAGCTTGCGGACTGCAGAGAACCGGGCCTTAGCCGGGTCGGGGAGGTACTGAATGTTCGAACAAAGCGATCAAAAACTCTCGGCCTGGGTCGGCGCCGTCGCGGCCGGCGCCAAGATTTCGTTCGAACCGCCCGGCGCGCCGGCCGCCGAACCGACCGTGGTGCTGTACCTGCTCGATTTCAAACGCCTGACCTCGACGCCGGCCGCACGCAGCCCGCAGCCGCAATTGCTGTTGAACTATCTGGTCACGGTACAGGCCGCCGATCAAGCCGCGGCGCATAAATTGTTGGGAACCTTGGTCGCCGCGGTCGTACAACAAACCGAATTCGAATTCGAGCTGGCGCCGCCGTCGCTGGAGACCTGGCTCGCTTTCGCCGCCAAACCGGCGCCGGCCTTTACCATCAAACTACCGGTGGCGCTGCCGGTAACCGAGCGGACGCCGCCGCGCATCAAAGCGCCGCCGCAAGTCAGAATGGGCCCGGTCGCCACCTTCAGCGGCCGCCTGCTCGGCCCCGGCGAGATTCCGTTGGCCGACACCGACGTCGAATTGGTCGCCGCCGGCCGTTACACCCGCACCGATGCCGCCGGCAATTTCAGCTTTGCCGGCATCGACCCGAACCAACACAAACGCGGATACCTGATCCGCGCCAAACGACGCGAGTTGCTAGTGGACACCGCTAATCCGACTCAAGACCCCGTAGTAATACATTTCGAGCAATTGGAGATCTGACAT
Above is a window of Methylomonas koyamae DNA encoding:
- a CDS encoding caspase family protein, with protein sequence MRRQIYRSMSANTAGIGQFAVWLGCVALLAGCAGGMSRSGGMQLAGCPVNASRSVDPAAGSTRSAEEQIIVDCELPGIQYEIGDGIFYTSPPRPARTSVWQCRVGGGKQMAFDAANLQKVENVWKGCAEAGDKIAQTYLGEFYERVADYANAAIWYRKAAEQDYPRAQANLGFLLAKGLGVAKDPAASDEWYRKASGLPAQAPAANESAETAKLRTELAQANQLLDNAQANLRQKIWEKESLMAQMMAQREQQASHPNRAEQLREQQLRQRIAELEQINKADQDTITDLQSKIAQTKTELRGQGVESETTASAPVGRYFALVIGIDDYTAMNRLQTPVNDAKAVAELLQSKFGFASVTLLLNQQATRVQIWHALIGLRQQLTENDNLLIYFAGHGQKEDREGFWLPVDADKPPHKYTWISDYEIAVNTAWQDMRARHVLIVADSCFSGTIRNTGLVSAAQPTVAAGQPRTIIELKSSSISRKFLTSGGDEPVLDKGRGNHSVFAAAFIDFLKNYNKPEPLSADTIYGQIEAAVYDQSSRLGHPQRPLYGPIQGAGDADGQFYFRPSLRTAENRALAGSGRY